Part of the Nicotiana sylvestris chromosome 5, ASM39365v2, whole genome shotgun sequence genome is shown below.
CtatataaactcaacaaactagCCCAAGTGAAGGTTAAGCTTGTTTCTAGATtcaattggaggcaagaacaagtgtgacaAGATCAAGACACCATTAGAGTTTTTCATTCTTCTACGTGTTAtcattattttgtgaattatGAATGATTTTATGGTTTTATCTTGTtttatcatgagtagctaaacatttaatctaggattgatggaaccaattgttggatgAAAACTTGATTAGGATTTGATATAATTAAGCCGTTTCTTATTCTATAATTGTTCAACTATGTGTTTTCCTGTGATTAATTTAaagggcccttgattaatcgtgtctagttACCTTATGTTACTTGAGAAAGAACACTAGGTTAGattgttgttgaacaacaccactttcgTGTAACTTAAGAAATTAATTACTTGAATTTAATAGCGGGGTTAGAGATAATCAAGCTTTGATAGGATAATTCTGAGTTGCATAAATTGTCAACTAGAGCagttcgagagaatgcttctagtaaattatcataattgatcgagagataattgcgGTAACCCAGAACTCATATTCTTATAGAGTATTACGACGAGATTATTGCGAACGTATCAGGAATtaatccgacaattggggaaatcaataacCCTAGACCATTTTACCTTTGAATTCAACTCTATTCTTGATTATTGCTAGTTTTATTATTGTTTCTCATTAGTTAACTCAATTCTACTCATTATCTATTAAAAATCTTGCATCCGGGGATTGTTTGGGCTATTCATTAGCAGTGGTAAAAGTTGTAGTAAATAggttagttctctgtgggattcgactctggacTGAACCTGATTATATATTTGCAGTGACctcttagtcctttttataaggcgtagttaggcatgatcaaattttggcgccgttaccggggaactaacggtgttatTTATTGCAACTTTGAAGAATTGCTAGGATCATTAGTTTAGATCAATTTTCTGTGGTGTTAAAAATATTTCCATTGAATTTCTCACGGTTGAACTCTTCTGTAActcaggtgcatgcctagaagcTTTTCGAGAACTGGTGAACTCTTTGAAGGACTCTCAGATCCCGAGAAGGCATTTCGGACATTGAACCGGGCTAACAGGAAGAGTAAACAAAACGAACAAATTTAAATTGAAATGGGTGATGTAAACAACGTCAACGGGAACAACAGGAATGTTCAAGATGACCCAAACGTCAGAGTGGTAGCACCTCTTATGGCAGAAGCTTCTCTTTATGATTGGGCGCAACCAACTGCTGATAACTTGGCCACAACAATTGCAGTTCCTCCCATATAAGCGGAGACATTTCAGATTACAACAACATATTGCACCTGTTGTATAATAAAGGGTTGTTCTCTGGGTCATACATCGAAGACCCACAACAACATCTGAAGAACTTCTTATCAATATGTGTCACTCAGAGACAACCGAATGTGACTCCCGAGGTAATCAAATTATTATTGTTCCCATTACTAGGGAGGCTCAAACTTGGCTGAATTCGCTCCCTATAAACTCAATTGCTACTTGGGAGGAATTGGTCAAGCAGTTCTTAAACAAGTTGTATCAACCCAACAAAACTGCGAGGCAGAATGATGAGATATTGCAATTCAAGCAGAAACCAACTGAGACTTTGCAAGAGACCTAGGAGAGGTTTAAGGGCATGTTGGTAAAGTTCCCTCACCATGGCATTCCGGATCAGATGCTGGGATAGAGATTCTATATGGGTTTGGCTGACAGTCTGAATGCCAATGTAGATGCTTCTGCCGGGGGTGCATTCTTGAGCAAAACTTTCACAGAGTGCAAGATTCTTCTTAACAAGATGTCTCAAAATTCAGGCTGGATGACGAGAGACACAACACTCACTTCAAATAGTGCATTATGTTGCTCTTGACCTAAACAATACACATGCAGAAAATATAGCCATTCTTATGACCTAGATGAGCTTGCTAACAAAGAAAATAGATGAGATGGGTACGAAACAGGTGCACATTGTGTATACCAAAAATGGAGGCTTGTGCACTCCTTGCATTAACCAGCCATATGTGTGCTCCTGGAGTGGAAAGAATGACAACCAAAGATTCTAACATTACAGCTACTGAGAATAGAAAAAGGAATTGTAAAAAATTGAATAAGAAGGAAAAATGAAATAAGCTTTGTCATTTCTCTGATAGTTACACTAACGAGGCAAGGATAAATACTATGATAGCTACAGTTGTGACTAAATTCCCATCCAATGAGAAACCAACAGCTATTGTACCACCCCCTAACTACACTAAAATAAAGGACAAACACGTGTCACCTCCAGGCTATGACCTTACTTAAAGATTCTATTACAAATACTAAACTTAAAGGACTTAAAAGCAATTACACAACTTTCCTTaaatgaaaattccaccacataGTCATCATTCTTGATTATCCCTCTCTTTGAATGACTTGGATGACCTCGTTACGCAACATCCCATTCCCCTTCGAGAACCTTGATACTCAAGGTTGAAATCCAAGGAATTGGGAAACAAGAAAGGTGTAATCCTCCCATGTTGCATCTTCTGGAGCCAAATTAGCCCATTGCACTAAAACTTGGGTTACAACACGATTTCCTTTCTTGAACATTCTCCAATCTAAGATAGCCACTGGTTCTACAATAATCTAGCCTTCAGGAGTGCTAAAAAGAGGTTCTTTAGCAGAAATTTCCTTCGTACCCAACTTCTTCTTCAGTTGCGACACATGAAACGTCGGGTGAATACGCGATTCAGCTGGCAATTGGAGCTTGTAGGCCACTGGGATGATCTTTTTAATTACTGGGTAGGGACCAAAATACTTGGAGGTCAACTTCAGATTCTTCCTCAAAGTTACTGAAGTTTAACGATATGGCTGCACCTTGATAAATACTGACTTCCCCACTTCAAAAGTCCGTTTGCTTCTCTTGCTATCCGCATACTGTTTTATTCGAGTCTGAGCATTGACTAAGTTGTCCTTCAATTGTCTGTTTACCACCTACTTTCTTTCAGCAATTGATCCACAGATTCAACCTTGGATTGTGTAATCAGTTCGAAGCTGGGCAATGGTGGATCATACCCGTAAAGAGCCTTAAAAGGGGTCATATTGATGGCTGTATGAAAATTGGTATTATACCTAAACTCAGCCAGTGCTAATCATTTTCCCCATTCCCCTGATCTTTGCCTAGTTATACATCTAAGATAAGACTCTAGATACCGATTCAATCTTTCCGTTTGTCCGTCTGTTTGGGGATGGTAGGTCGATCTTAATTTCAACTAGACTTGCATGTTCTTAAAAAGTTCTTGccaaaacaaactgaaaaaaattGGATCTCGATCAAAGACAATTGAACAAGGAGCCCCATGTAGTTTAAAAACCTGATCAAGGAATATCTGGGAAATTTGGACAGCAGTGTAATGATGACTTAATGCAATAAAGTGAGCGTATTTGGTAAACCTGTCAACTACCACCAAGATGACCTCTTTTCCTTGTGATTTGAGTAATTCTTCTATGAAATCCGTGGAAATATGCTCCCAAGCTTTTTCGGGAATTGGTAATGGTTGTAGTAACCCAGGATAAGCCATGCTTTCATCTTTATTTCTTTGGCAAATTTTACATTCTTGTACGAAAGATGTTACATCCTTGATCTTCCTTGGCCAATAGAATAGAGCTTTAAGCCTTTGGTATGTTGCATGAATCCCCGAATGTCCATCCAAGTAGAATAATGCATATCCTGGATTAGTTTTAGCCTAAGGCCCAACTGATTTCCAATCCACAATTTCCCTTGAAACCTTAGCAAACCAGATTACAATGATACATTAGTCACTGCTTCTGAGTCAATACTCAATTGTGGGATTATGTTTTGGGCTTCTTTATCCCCTGTATAGCTGTTTATTACCTCTTGCACCTATTTGGGTTGGATCACAGTGAGACCCAAACATGAAACTTCTTTTTCTTGATTAACTCTTGAAATTTCCTCTTCCCTTCGAGACAATGCATCAGCTACAATGTTCTCTTTTCCCCGCCGATAACGTATTTCATAACTGAGGTTCATCAGTTTTGTTACTCCTTTATGTTGTAAATAGGTGGTGATACGTTGATCTCTGAGGAATTTAAGACTAAAGTGGTCTGTTCGAATGATGAAGTGATTGGTTAGAGGTAATGCCTCCATTTTTCAACAGCCAGTAGAAGGGCAATCAATTCCTTCTCATAGGTGGATAACCCAAAATGCTTTTGACTTAAAGCTTGACTCATATATGCAATGGGACTGTTATTTTTGGGAAAGCATAGCCCCAACTCCCCACCCACTAGCATCGACTTCAACCACAAAGGGTAACTTGAAATCTGGTAAGGCCAAGACAGGTGCTCGACTCATGGTTTCTTTCAGAGCATCAAAGACTATTGTTGCTTCTATACTCCATATAAAACCTCCCTTTTTGAGTAATGATGTTAAGGGCTTACAAATAATTGCATAGCTTTGGATAAATCGACGGTAATATCCAGTAAGCCCAAGGAATCCACGCAGACTCTTAATAGAACTTGGCTTGGGCCAATTTACCATGGCCTCAACTTTATCCCTATTAGTGCTTACCCCATCACCGATGATCACATGGCCCAAGTACTCCACTTGTTCTTGAGCAAAGCTACATTTAGAACGCTTGGCATATAACCGATGCTCAGTCAGTAATTTGAAAACCAATTTCAAATGCTCTAAGTGTTCCAATAATGAAGCACTATAAACCAATATATCATAAAAAACTAATACAAACTTCCTTAAATGGGGGCCAAAAATCTGATGCATTAGGGCTTGAAATGTTGTCGGAGCATTTGTTAATCCGAACGGCATCACCGTAAATTCCCACAATCCATGTTGAGTTTTGAAAGCCATTTTATGTTCatggctgtcacacctcctttttccgcacccgatggggcgcaaggggagttttttccaattaaaggacaatcgaaacgggattcatttatttatttcagagtcgccacttgggagatttagggtgtcccaagtcaccaattttaatcccgaatcgaggaaaataatgactctatattatagtctgcgtaccagaaatccggataaggaattctgttaacccgggagaaggtgttaggcattcccgagttccgtggttctagcacggtcgctcaactgttatattcggcttgattatctgattttatacaagtgtgaacttatgtgcaaaatttaacttttaaccgcttttatcatttactgtttttatcaagaattgcaacgttgtgaaaatgtatctcgaaccgcgttacaatcaatgtacccgtggtcgtcgacacactttgactccgttgagatttggatttgggtcacatcaatgtgcacccgagtttaaggaaattaaattattaaaggcgcgcctaaagcgactagcgtatttattttgggtaggaccgtggaattttactaaacggtccatcccgaagcctaaacaatttttaaagcaatatttattgagggccccgcaatttgtatttttatttggcgaggctcacctcgttctttatttctaatgaatttgcaacgtcatggacatgcatctcgaaccacgtcacagtcaatgtacccgtgattagagaggcatttcgaatccgtcgagatttggatttgggtcacataaatgtgcacccgagtttaagaaggtaaagtttattaaagcgtatcctaaagagactaacgtgttgtcattttaggaaggttgtgagatttgctaaacaacccgtccgggaaactaaatgcttcaatgatttacatttaacaagggccccgcatctgcgtgttttgtttattttcatcgaggctcatctcgttcttattttaaaaggatatcctatagcaactacgtttcttgtcgtgttcgtctctatcaattgaaaacggtagacagtcctaattaattacatgattgcgagtttacttataacaggatttaaaatgcttttacagaataataaaatgtgactgcgattatggataactagccgaaaattatgggcccaaacctagctcatgcgagatggccagacttaggccccctttttcgatatgggcctaactgatttgtttcgatttgggctcggccttcatgagattgaggcctaggactgattctttgttctgtgaaatgagtttatcaatttatatgggacaatctggcaaaaggagaaagaattttaactaaagtggatagttttcctatttggcttacattagagaatatattacaccctcagactaagtctaaaggtacaacttattacactgggaatgttttttttcacctaacagcacacatacatgactagcatgcattaaccaGTCGTGGCAAGAagggaggggtcgtttgggcagtgacgACGGACTGTTTGGCGGAGCTGGAGCTAAGGCGTGGCTGGAAGGGGGTTGCGACTGGTTTCCGTGAGGGGGCTGTTTAGGCAGTGGTTGACGGGGAGGGCTCCTAAGTTTTTTGCTAGGGTTTTGTGGTGAGGAAGAAGGCGATGGGGGGAGCTGGTAGCGACGTGGAGATGAGACGATAAGGCTGGACGATGCAGACGGTGTAGTAGTACGACTGGTTTTGGAAGAGTGACGACGAGCAATGGCGGGTGCGTGAGGGCTGCCGGTGGTTTTGGACGCGAGGGTTTTGGGGTCTGTTTGGTGCGACAGTGGGGGTGCCGGCGTTAATGGAGGTGGGAGTTTGGTGATGTTGGTGATGGAGTTGTTGAGGGagctggggaaggtgacggggtggtCCTTTGGTGGTGGTTTGGGCCGTGGTTGACGATGGCTGTTGGGTTCCGACGTGAGGGAGTGGAGGTTATGGCATCGTGGGTGTTCGTCaagctggtggaggagggtggtTTGGGTAGTGTAGATGGCGTGGAGGTTGGGGTCCCTGGTTTTTTCATGGAGCAGTAGGGTTTTTCATTGCTTCTCCTTTCAAAGAGAAAGAAGATGATGCACAGTAACCCcttttcaaaaaaattccaaaGTCCCCTTGTCAAATctgtttgtccgtgttttgtaatgttttgccaagaaaaatgagccccacgcgtggtggggttcaaggtttatgtcccccacgcgtggtggtgttccccatgtgtcctggacacggtttattatgggttatgtgcgaaattaggcctaaaaccgggtagtttgaacccgaatattattcttttgcccggacccgagaaataggaacacgttgcttaactagtcatATGAAatcaaaataactaccaaaaataagactagtatttaaacaaaactatatcttttttaaaaaaaaatatttttcaagatttaaaatagctacaaaatattaataactatttttttgtaattttcgtttttaataaagacaaaaatatgaagtaatatatattttttgtatttttcaaaattataatgactgcaaacattaatagaactatatattttgtaattttcgattttatataaagtaccaaaataaagtacaatttttgtatttttcccacgtttatgagaaatgcataaactaaaatttatatatgtattttttgtgattttttctttttgcaacgaaataaagta
Proteins encoded:
- the LOC138868271 gene encoding uncharacterized mitochondrial protein AtMg00860-like, which produces MAFKTQHGLWEFTVMPFGLTNAPTTFQALMHQIFGPHLRKFVLVFYDILVYSASLLEHLEHLKLVFKLLTEHRLYAKRSKCSFAQEQVEYLGHVIIGDGVSTNRDKVEAMVNWPKPSSIKSLRGFLGLTGYYRRFIQSYAIICKPLTSLLKKGGFIWSIEATIVFDALKETMSRAPVLALPDFKLPFVVEVDASGWGVGAMLSQK